GCTCTAGACTGACAGAAAGTCTCTAGCATTTTTATCTCACAGATATGGAATGAATTAGCCTACCTTTCCTAGGAAGAAAAGCCTAACAAGCAAACACCCAGATCTTGAACCCGTTAAGCCCAGCAAGTTTCATCCTTCTTTTGCAGAGCACCTAAAAAGCTGCCAAAAAGCTCTCACCCATGGATGACCTCTGCAGAAAAGCCTCATGAAAACAGAGAGTACCTGTTCTGCATTTTGGAAAATGAAACCTTAAAGAAATCCACCAAACCCAAACCGTAAGCCCTTTGCATGACTGTGTTACATCTCTTGCCCACAGCAAAGCTAGCCAGTCTCTACTAATGGTACTGCAAAAGCCACTGCGGTACAAACATTGTCATCAAGTCTCCAGTTCTATAGACCAGCTGGGCTCAGCTCCCTGAGCAGAACGTTACTCAGGAACTACAAACCTGAACACCAAAGCCTGGAAGAGTAGCCAGAGGCACTGAAGAGCTGCCCCGGCTtcactaaattctgctttgtgtAGCCTTAGAATTCCCTGCAGAGATCTCTCTTCTAGCTTTGTCTAGGCTACAGAGAGCTATGCTATATGTTCctctacattaaaaaacaaaactaataaAGCACGCACAATGAGATTCACTTTCTCTGCTCTCATTCTGCACAATGGGAAACatccataactattctatgattctatgattctataatttgtTTCAGACAAGAAGTAGCAAGAGCCACTCAGAACTACGTTCATATTTATTTCCTATCACATCagcagaagtgggaaaaaagtcAACAATCCCTGGCCAGCTACCTTTTTATCCATGCCAACTTCAGCAGGTTTATCTTTGGGATGTACAGATTCTTTACAGCCTGAATCAGAGTCCTCTGAGCTGCCATCATCATCAGAGTCTGTTTCTGACACATCTGCCTTCTTTTCAAGAAGGGCAGGAATCTGCAATATATATCAAAAGAGAATTGTATCAAACCAAAAAAGACTAATGACAATATACAGACACATATATACTATAtacataaaaaacccaaaccagaatcTGCTGCAAAGAAATGCTTGAGCAAGCTTGTCTGCTCTCCTTTACTATAGCCATCACACAAGTctcaagaaaaagaatgaaaagtagGTTAATCCAAACTAAGAACAAAGAATCTAGAATGTGCAACACAGATTTTCAGGTCAGAGCTCACACTGCAGCTGTATTGGCACTTCCAAACTAATTTCCATAAGTTAATCAGCGATTTGCTAACATATGTGGAAGCCAATTTAAAATTATGCCTGGATTATACCCAAATCTACCTTGGGGGCATTGTATGTACACTTTATTGTGAGCACACATATCTACACTGGAAAATTCATCTGATTCACTGTGCCACAGCCTGATCCCATCCATGTTTATATATCATAACATTTACAGAGGAGAATCCACATAGGGCTTCTGCCTTTAATTTAATTGCTACAAACTGACTTGTACCCAACCTCTTATCCAACATACTTTACAGAAGTGTCACTGTCAAGTACTTCAAACACAGTAAGGCGTAATATCTTACACCTTATATTGCAGGGTTGTTCtttgaacccaggacacagtaaTTACAACAAAGCTACCCTGAACATAAAAACACTTGTAGTCATGCTACAATTTAAATCAATTAAGTTTTCCATAACTGGAAAACATCTGCCCTCCTCTCCACCTTAGAGATCATGCCCATAGTAAGGATTATCATTTCATTCTCAAGCAACCCATCACCAGCCACAGTGCACGGAAGCAATTCATGAGGTGCAGACACACTGTCTGGTCACTTTGCAGACAAGAGGCTTCTTTCTTGATGCCAGCTGCAAGACAAGGCATTTGCTGTGGTCCCTGAAAGTGCTCTTCTGAGAACGGCTAAAATTAAAGATTTCAAAAAGACCCTCTTACCTCCTGAACACCAGACAAATCCTTCTTCAGTCCCATCACAGTCTGGTAGAGAATCTAcaaccagggagagagaaagaaaattacatcATCAAAATATGAGCCTAACCAGAGGATTTTAAAGTATTGCACTAGATTCAGTACTCCACACCTTGGTAACAAGgctcctggttttgtttgttgctaCCAGTTTCTAGTAAGAATTCTCCATattccctccctcttttttaCAGTGCCTCAGCACGTCTACTTACATTATCTTGCTGAACATTCAATGCTATGTCTTCTTCTTTCAATTTCATCATTATATCCACATCTCTCTCATAGTTTTTAACATCAGTCAAAGTTCGAGGTATGTAAGCCTTCTTAAACACCTAGTagagggaaaggaaacacaGGCTCTCTAATTTACACACAGTTTCGTGATGTTATTTCCTCCTAATTGTGCATCCTTAAGAAAATAATCATGAATGATTTCATGGCTCAGAGAAACTAAAAACACAGAGTATCTGTTTTTTTGCAGGAGGGGACTTATATGCCAGCTACACATTATTGATAGATGATGACTAAAAGGCTGCTTTCTTAGCATGACTACCACCAGGCACTTACAAACTTCTCCGATCCTTCCAACTTCCTCTTAACTTGAGCCATGTTTTGTATTCTAAGGATTTCCTCTAACATTTTTATTGTGATGTTTACAATGCCTTCAGGAGGAAACTCCATTAAAATGCACTGTTAGAACTTAATCTCTTTATATAACAATACCTGCTACAACCTACCATCCAACTCAGAAAAGGTTCCTGCAGCAGTACAGTATGGTAAAAACCTAACTGCAGTATCAACACCACCACACTTAAAATTTGTCATGCACTCTTTCTGAAACAGTCCTCCAGCAAACTTAAGTCACTACCAGATGAGAGGGgagtattttcttctcttcttcatgGCATCAGTTCAGTTCCAGTAGAAACAGTACCCTTTACGATCATAGCTGCTAGACTAAGTGCTGTGCAAAAAGCAGAGGCTTCCACCTCCACAGAGCTTGCCCTTAATCAGCTCTACTCTTGTGATGAAGGGAGTAGCACAAGCTAGACTTCTCATGACCATGGCTAAGAGAAACAAACTGAACTTAGATGTTACTAAACCAGCTGTCTTACAGGTCAATACCTTTCTATAAGCAATGGAATAATTGGTTTGCAAAAGATGGGCTTGCAGCAAAACACTAGTATCTGAGCCTAGAGTTCAGAAGTTGTATGGTGAAGATATCttaagaaacaaaccaaaaaaatctttccttggCCAAGCTTGAGCCAGCAGCAGAGGtccaagagaaaaagaaaagtctctGATAAAACAAGCAGCATTGACTCCAAAGATATTCTCCATATGAACCAGTAAAAATAAGTTCTCAGTGACAAATTCTGCTCAACAGagctggttggggtttttttgtttgtttcatttgggaGAAAGGAAtaacttttctgaaacagatATATAAGACAAAGATAgaaattgttttgctttacaGCAAGCCTTTTCAGAATGTTAGCAGTTTTCCGTAATGGACCTGAAAAGGCTTCACTTActgtaaaagcaaaagagagaaatcagTATAGGGAAGAACTGAATTAGACTGGGACTGGAGCTAGGTAGACAATTTGGTCAATGCACGCATCCAAATATCCTGCTTCTGAATCACTGGTCTAAAACAACCTGCAAATCGtatctctccactccagtttTTTTGTTAACTGAACATGAATTGGGAGATATATCAAGGGACCTAACTTCATGCAAGCACTGGTTTACGAAACGGACTATCTGCCTTCTAAAACCTTATCATTGTCAGGTTTTACACATGGCATCACATCTCAACTAGCTCAAGACATCTCTATCACAAAAAGCGATTTGCTTATCAACTATACACTCTGTCAAATACAAGAgaacatttttcactttttagaAAAGGCAAGGTAAATACTAATTTTGTAGCAAAAATCCTCACTTACTTCCTCATCCACTTTATCCTGACTGGATCTTTCCTCCTCTGTTCTTTTGGATGCTATTTCCATTGCCtaaagaaacataaaacaaTACGAAGTCATCACTCTAGAATCGCATCACTTAAGCCAGTTAACCATTCCCATCTGTGTTTCTCCCTGTATTCCATCCACGCTGTCACTCAGAAATACTCCAGGCTTCCCTATGGCAATGCCTTGAGAGACACCTAGTGGTACGCAACGTTTCTACAAAGCACATTTGAAGCTGCAGATCCGCTCCATTAAGAGGGAAAACATGGTTGCTGCGCCTCCCGGACCGAATTATGGCAGGCCCAGCATGACCACAGGACATACCAGTCCAAGGAGAATACAGTGAGCAGCGTTCAGTCCTGGAACTTGGCTCTTCTCACACACATGGAGCAAGCAAGAGAACTACAAGTAAGGGGAATAACACAGCACAGCTGTTCTGTTCAACCCTCAACATGATAGAAAGTACAGTGCACCTGGAAAACTCCACGCTATCCTGGTATTCTGAGTGTCACCACGTGAGTGTGGTCAAAGACACATCAAATCTCCACTCTGACCATGGCATATGTGTCCACCATTTCTCTTgtgttaatttaaaaagttCCGCCAAACACACAGTCCCcccctttttaaagaaacatttaactGGGAGCAGAAGATTGACAGCTACAGATGAAATACATAGGTGCTGCTAGCAGGTTTCCACCTCCTGAAACCAGTGTGTTTTGCCAGCTGCTAAATTTGGCTAGCAAGACCACATACCTAGGAGTAACACTGCCCTGAGTCATTTGCTTCCTCCCTCAGCCCACCCTGCTCAAATTTGTACTCTTAACCCCATTCTCTATATAAGCATGGTCATATTTCTGCAGAGCTTCTTGTTGTCACAAGAATGAACTAATTTAAAGCACCTGGAACAGCCATTTGAGTTTTCATGATCAGACATTTAGAGAAAATGTAGAATGAAAGTGATGACATCCTATAATAGTATAAACAGAAAAGACCTGTATGCATTTTTGCATACAATCAGCATAATATGATGTCATGTACCAGCTTGCTTGAATAGCAGGACGGAGAGTACATGACATGAAGGAGCTTGAACTAGGTCTGATTTTATTGGTCATGTCCTCCTACATAAGCAACAAGGCCATGAGGTCTTACCTTAGACAGATAGTCATCAATGTTCTCGCTTGTGATAGAAGGATCAGTGATAAACTCAAACAGCTCTCTCACAGTCATCACTGCAACATGGTGCTTCTGGAAAAAGTCTACCAGAAAACAAGGGCAGAGACAAACACCGTAAGTAATTATACATAACATAAGCAGCTGTGATGGTAAAGTGACAGTTACAGCAAGCCAGCGGCCCTGATGACTTGGTGAATTCTCAGCAGCACGTACTGCACCATACTCGGTTTAGTTATCAGATGATTCTTGgccctctgaaaaaaaaaaaaatgttcatcttCCAGATGCAACAAACAATGAAAGGAGAATAATTGTGTAAATACAAAAGCCAAATCAATTTTAGCAAGGAGCCAGACTGAATGGAGTAGGGGCTAAGCAGTAAAAAATTCAAGATGGGTGTAGTATTTGCAGTGACTcagatgaaaaatgtatttcaaagagTAACGAATGGAGACCTCAAAATTTTGCAAAAGTAAAACAGAAGTACCCACTGAAGCACAGTACAGACTAATTACTTCCCTAAAAGGGAAGACATTAACATACTAGATTTTTCCTCAATAATACATTCAGAATTGGTTCAAGTATAACCAAATTCAGAGGCTGTGCTTTTGCACTAAAGAACAGTAATGAAAGACACTGCATACTGCTTAATAAGCATATCCCACTGAAGTTCTCAGACTTCTCACCATGAGAAATTAATCacagaaagaacaaaggaaGATTCAGTTTGGAGGTAGCTCTCTGTGCCCATGGAACCACAAGTCTTTGCAAGGATCACAGCTAGGGCAGAGCAAGGTGTTTCTCGGTCTCCGTAGGAGGACTACGCAGCGAAAGTTGCAGcgacagaaaacaaagcaccaaaaccATTGCAGCTCACTGAGCTGCTAGGATACTTAGAGAGAACAAGCTAAAGGACATGAAGAGCAAGGGTGCAAGTATCTGAGCCAGATGGGGGTTATTAGAAATCCATGAACAGAAAAAGGagcaaggaaaagcaagcaCACTGGATATCAACAAACACACAGTTCTATTCCCACAGACTTTCAAAAGCCTctgaaaaattaggaaaaaagtgaatgcaaaaagaaaggggggCCAAAAGCAGCCAGCAGGGACAGATTTCTTGCTCTCAGGGAGAAACACACCCTACCAGCTGTGTGTCTGTTACACAACATGCATATTCACAAGTGAAGACCaaattttccagagaaaaataCCATGAAGGTACCTTATTTATCAAAATACTACAAGTGATAACATCTCTAATAAATTACTCCGTGCCTTGATCCCCTCATCTGACCGGGACAAGTAAGTGCAGGGAACTTTGTAACACATGGTAACTTCTTGCCAGCTGAGGAATTCCAGATGTGGATTCtatccacagaaagaaacacatcAGTTAAGTGCGCAGAGTCCTTTAAGAAGGGAAGTTAAAACTGGAGTGGGCGCCGCTGCAGACTGGGACTGACCTCAGATCTATCATATTCATgaaattatagaatagttagggttagaaatgaccttaagatcatttggttctaacccccctgccatgggcagggatgcctcacactagactatgccacccaaggctctgtccaacctggccttgaatactgccagggacagaCCTCAGTTTGGGCAGATGATTTCTGGCAGTATAGGCTGCACTCTTCTGAACTTAGCATAGTATATTTCTCCCTGAGGAATTCATGAGAGCCTAGGAGAGGGAGTATTTTAATGAAGTCTGACAGCCTCTACAGTCAGTTATACCTGGAAGAACATAGGTGAACACAGTTCACCTTCCTAAATAAACCAGCTATCAGAACAAAGAGTTGAAGTGCAGCCCGCTCACCATTAACGTTGGCACAATCCTTACGCAGGAACTCCAGTGCATGTGGGTGGTCATGTTCCACAGCCTGAGACACATCAATGATGTACACATCCCCGCTGTGGTACctgcaaacaaaaacccccaaaaatcCAACACGTGCAGAGCTGCACTAACTCAACCACTGTTACATGGGAGATTATGAAGGGGCATGGAACAAACTGCTTAAGACTTAAGAACCAGCAATCTTAACGTATTTCTCTATCATACACCTCACATATTAGAACCAAAGTGGCTTTTTTGTGTGAAACCTTTCCAACCCTCTACACGAGCTTTATTATTTAACTTTACAGAAATCATCTTCCCATGAACACAAAAAGCAGCGTTACGAgtagggggagaaaaagaaacaaaggtaCCTTATTAATTTGTTCTCTAGTTGAGAGAGTTTTTGTTGGAGAGGGGGttgtggtttgttggtttttagcttttgttttttcctctttgtttgtTCGTTTGGAGttgggttgggggttttttggtggttggctgggttttgggggtgttttctTATGCAGtttgttggctttctttttttttaaaacagagaaagctCAGATCTGGGTTAAAAGCTACATAATTAATTAAGTTACAAATCCAAGTCACAAAAGGGGCCCCACCCTCCCCCAGAGGTAAATTACTACTCTTACTTAGATGTTGCCAATGCATACATTTTAGATGTCACAATTTGGGGCAAAGTTTAGAAACATACAGCATATTAAATTCACTGAGATCTGCGTGAACAAGTCTGGCATCTTGGTACATTCTTCTCATGTATTGGATGACTTGCAGGTACAGCTCCCGAACTTTGGAGTCAGATAACTGAGCATTcttcagcagaggagcaggCCTTCAAATTGAAATACAAATAACAGAAAGTGaatactttttcctcttcatacCAGCTGCAAATGCTTTAATTCCTGTACCTGATCCTCATGCTCAGTGTGTCAAGCAAGTCGGTATGAGCAGCTAAGTACATAGAGCCAGCACGAAGAGCATCAAAGCATGGTATATGCTTGCCAAAGATACTGGAGCTCTGTTTTGTGAGTTGATTTGGACTATGCCACATAAATGTTTGTACTACAAAATGATGAGTATCTTCATGTACGATTAGCAAACCTTTCCAGCCTTAATCTCCAAGTAAGCTAATTTATGAATTCATTACGCACACAGCTAAGGCTTCAGAATCATGTAGATTGTCTGCAGTAGTAGCTGGCAAATGTCTCAGTATTCTAAAAGTTACATGCACATAAAAATGTAACATGTTAATTTTATAGGCCTAAAGTAATAGTAGGTAAAGCCAGAGaattggttggtttggttttaataaacCTTTGTGGAAAACTactaaaaaatatttgattttctaAGGTTACTTACCTATCACCTTTACCAATAAAGCCCATGAGAAGCACATGACTTCTTAGCATAATTGGCTCTGGGCAAGGTATCTGGGCTGTATTCAACCTGTAACACAGGaacaaagccacaaaaaaattaaaccaaactcTACCGTTTGCATTGCACTTGTGCCTATAGGAACTCTGTTGCTTTAAACATCATACACAGTAAGAGCTCCTCTACTCAGGCAACTCACATTTGTTAAGAACAactagcaaatgaaaaaaagccacaaccaTTCTGGCTCTGACCCTTCTCTAAGTACGCTTGTGTCAGACAAATAATCTTTACACAGTTCAGGTTAATCCTAGATTAACCTGTACCATGCACCATGTCGTTCCTCAGCAGCAGTTATTTCTagcttttcttcacttttcaGTCATACCAGACTGGGAGTTCAGATACTGAAAAGCTTAGAGCAAGTCAAAGGAGTATCTTtattcctccctcccctttcttttctcccccacAGGGAAGCTTAAGACACTTTATGAATACTCCAGAGACCCTAGAAGGTAGAGGTAGCTACAATCTAGCAATAGGAGAGTACCTCCTATAAACTTAAAAGCTTCAGATACCTTTtgatgctgaaataaaaactggAATAATCACCTTATTAAattcctcatttctttttcagcccACGTCTTCACCATTTTTCTTGGGTTGCCTTTACAATATCCATGACGAAATCTTTAAATAAAGAAGACAACAGGGGCTCTTAGCCAAACAATGCAGTATTAGCACCAGTGACTTTACCACCTTTCAAACAACGCCTTTTCCCAGTAAAACCAGGCAGAAATCAACTCACCTGAATTCACCGCTCACATACTTATCCCGATCTTTAAACATCAGGATAGATGTTTTGTAAATCTTTATTGCTCTGTTCTCCCCACTTGCAGTACTGGCATGATACACATTAGCCTATCAGATtacaaagggaagaaataacattaaataaaaactcTTTAAACCAGCATAacctctcattttctctttccaacACCTGGGAAAGATCTGATTAAATGATCTGATCTCACCCCAGCCTCTACATAGCACCCAGCTGAGTGCACAAGGGCAATCACTCTTTCTACCAGAGGCAGTTTACAGGA
This sequence is a window from Lathamus discolor isolate bLatDis1 chromosome 2, bLatDis1.hap1, whole genome shotgun sequence. Protein-coding genes within it:
- the RIOK1 gene encoding serine/threonine-protein kinase RIO1 isoform X1, coding for MDYRALAMSQVVPGQFDDAECSDGEFTQETEIAEEGEVTNCQSRICEEFHTKEGDGDDDDEEEDEDWDWDDEVGRLTKRHSTAGGCNPQANRQTPSCYSAKMSTPTDKALRKFEHKINLDKLNFDDSVINRVTEKSRQKEADMYRVKDKSDRATVEQVLDPRTRMILFKMLTRGVISEINGCISTGKEANVYHASTASGENRAIKIYKTSILMFKDRDKYVSGEFRFRHGYCKGNPRKMVKTWAEKEMRNLIRLNTAQIPCPEPIMLRSHVLLMGFIGKGDRPAPLLKNAQLSDSKVRELYLQVIQYMRRMYQDARLVHADLSEFNMLYHSGDVYIIDVSQAVEHDHPHALEFLRKDCANVNDFFQKHHVAVMTVRELFEFITDPSITSENIDDYLSKAMEIASKRTEEERSSQDKVDEEVFKKAYIPRTLTDVKNYERDVDIMMKLKEEDIALNVQQDNILYQTVMGLKKDLSGVQEIPALLEKKADVSETDSDDDGSSEDSDSGCKESVHPKDKPAEVGMDKKERKKMVKEAQREKRKNKIPKHVKKRKEKTAKMKKGK
- the RIOK1 gene encoding serine/threonine-protein kinase RIO1 isoform X2; amino-acid sequence: MDYRALAMSQVVPGQFDDAECSDGEFTQETEIAEEGEVTNCQSRICEEFHTKEGDGDDDDEEEDEDWDWDDEVGRLTKRHSTAGGCNPQANRQTPSCYSAKMSTPTDKALRKFEHKINLDKLNFDDSVINRVTEKSRQKEADMYRVKDKSDRATVEQVLDPRTRMILFKMLTRGVISEINGCISTGKEANVYHASTASGENRAIKIYKTSILMFKDRDKYVSGEFRFRHGYCKGNPRKMVKTWAEKEMRNLIRLNTAQIPCPEPIMLRSHVLLMGFIGKGDRPAPLLKNAQLSDSKVRELYLQVIQYMRRMYQDARLVHADLSEFNMLYHSGDVYIIDVSQAVEHDHPHALEFLRKDCANVNDFFQKHHVAVMTVRELFEFITDPSITSENIDDYLSKAMEIASKRTEEERSSQDKVDEEVFKKAYIPRTLTDVKNYERDVDIMMKLKEEDIALNVQQDNILYQTVMGLKKDLSGVQELASRKKPLVCKVTRQCVCTS